The Streptomyces vinaceus genome contains the following window.
GACAACGCGAAGAACCCCACCGAAGTGGGGTTCTCGCTCTGTGTCCGAGGGGGGACTTGAACCCCCACGCCCGATAAAGGGCACTAGCACCTCAAGCTAGCGCGTCTGCCATTCCGCCACCCGGACAAGGTGTCTGTCTCGCGTCCCTCGCGGGCCGTTCCGACGTGGAAAACATTACCAAACATTCCGGGGCCCTCGATCACACCCCCCTGCGGCCGAGGATCGCCCTTGGGCGGAGCCGGGCGAAGCGGGAGGATGGGGAGGCAGTCGGTACCGATCAGTGGGAGGAAGCAGCGTGAGCGAGTCGAGCGCGGGCAGGACAGTCTCGGGCGAGGACGAGGTCGTCGACCTCTGCCGGGACCTCATCCGGATCGACACCAGCAACTACGGGGACCACTCCGGGCCCGGGGAGCGCAAGGCGGCCGAGTGGGTCGCGGAGAAGCTCGCCGAGGTCGGACTGGAGCCGCAGATCTTCGAGTCCCACAAGGGCCGCGCCTCGACCGTCGCGCGCATCGAGGGGGAGGACCCGTCGCGGCCGGCGCTGCTGATCCACGGCCACACCGACGTGGTCCCGGCCAACGCCGCCGACTGGACGTACGACCCCTTCTCGGGCGAGATCGCCGACGGCTGCGTGTGGGGCCGCGGCGCCGTCGACATGAAGGACATGGACGCGATGACGCTGGCCGTCGTGCGCGACCGGCTGCGCAGCGGCCGCAAGCCCCCGCGGGACATCGTGCTGGCCTTCCTCGCCGACGAGGAGGCGGGCGGCGTGTACGGCGCCCGGCACCTCGTGGACAAGCACCCCGGCCTCTTCGACGGGGTCACCGAGGCGATCGGCGAGGTCGGCGGCTTCTCGTTCACCGTCAACGAGAACCTGCGGCTGTACCTGGTGGAGACCGCCCAGAAGGGCATGCACTGGATGCGGCTCACGGTGGAGGGCACCGCGGGCCACGGCTCGATGACGAACAACGACAACGCCATCACGGAGCTGTGCGAGGCCGTGGGCCGCCTGGGCCGCCACCAGTGGCCGGTGAGGGTCACCAAGACCGTACGGAGCTTCCTGGACGAGCTCTCGGACGCGCTGGGCACCCCGCTGGACCCGGACGACATGGACGCGACCCTGGCCAAGCTGGGCGGCATCGCCAAGATGGTCGGCGCGACGCTGCGGAACTCGGCCGCCCCGACCATGCTCGGCGCCGGCTACAAGGTCAACGTCATCCCCGGCCAGGCCACCGCGCACGTGGACGGGCGCTTCCTGCCCGGCTACGAGGACGAGTTCTTCGCCGACCTCGACCGGATCCTCGGGCCGCGCGTGAAGTACGAGGACGTGCACGGCGACAAGGCCCTGGAGACGGACTTCGACGGGCGGCTCGTGGACGCCATGCAGGGAGCCCTGAAGGCCGAGGACCCGATCGCGCGGGCGGTCCCGTACATGCTCTCCGGAGGTACGGACGCGAAGTCCTTCGACGACCTCGGCATCCGCTGCTTCGGCTTCGCCCCGCTCCAGCTCCCGCCGGAGCTCGACTTCGCCGGGATGTTCCACGGCGTGGACGAGCGGGTGCCGGTCGACGGGCTGAAGTTCGGCGTGCGCGTCCTCGACCGATTCATCGACAACTGCTGAGAATCGGGAAGGTGTGCGTTTCTCACTGGGAAGAGTGAATGCACTCATACGCTCGTAGCCCTGGTGATGCCTCCTCGTTACAGGTGGTGCGGTCCGCGGCTGGGACCGCATTGCCAACTAGGAGGAACTCATGCTTAAGAAGGTTGTCGCCGCTGCGGCTGCCACCGGTGGTCTGGTTCTCGCGGGTGCGGGCATCGCCGCCGCCGACGCGGGTGCGCAGGGTGCGGCCATCGGCTCCCCGGGCGTCCTGTCCGGCAACGTCGTCCAGGTCCCCGTCCACGTCCCCGTGAACGTCTGCGGCAACACGGTCAACGTGATCGGCCTGCTGAACCCCGCGTTCGGCAACACCTGCGTCAACGCCTGACGCGTCTGAAGTCTTGGGCCCCGGAGCGCATTCCAGCGCTCCGGGGCCGCCGGGCTTTCCAGGCCCGGCTGTTCTTACACCGCAGGGGGACAATCACATGCGACGACAGGCAGCGGTCACCAGGAAGACGCTGATCACCATGGCGGCGGCGGGGGGTGTGCTCGCGCTGGGCGGGGGTTACGCACACGCCGACTCCGGCACGTCCGGCCATGCCGTGAACTCTCCGGGCGTGGCGTCCGGGAACTCCGACCACGTACCCGTGGACGCTCCGGTGAACCTGTGCGGCAACACCGTCTCGGTGGTGGGGCTGCTCAACCCGGCCTTCGGGAACCGGTGTTCCAACGACTCGGCCACGCCAAACCACCCCGGTCACCCGGGGCACCCGGGCAACCCCGGCCACCCGGCCGAGCCCGAGGAGCCGGACGAGCCGTGCGACGAGGACGAGCCGGGGCACCCCGGCAACCCGGGGACTCCCGGCCACCCGGGCAACCCCGGCACGCCCGGCAATCCGGGACACCCGGGCACTCCGGGCACGCCCGGCACCCCGGGGACTCCCGGCAATCCCGGCACCCCGGGCACGCCCGGTAACCCCGGCACGCCCGGTCAGCCCGGCAACCCCGGCACGCCCGGCCAGCCCGGAACCCCCGGCACCCCGGGTACGCCCGGGCTCCCCGGTGGGCCCACCGGACCGGGTACGGGCGGGGTCACTCCCGTGACCCACCCCGGCCAGGGCATCGCCCCGGCCCAGCAGGCCGGGCTCGCCGCGACCGGCGCCGGAGACGTCCTCGGCGTGGGCCTTCCGCTCGCCGCGGGCACGCTGCTGGCCGGCGCCGTGCTCTACCGCCGCGCCCGCAGCGCGGCCTGAGGCGCGGCAGCCTTACGACGCGGGCCCCGCTCCGGGGTCCGCGTCACCGGTCCCGCGTCACCAGGTGGCGCGGACCTGACGGATGATCCTCCGGCGCAGCCGTACCCGGCGACTGCCGTCCCGGTAGAGGGCCAGCCGGTCGATCTCCCAGTTCCCGTACTCGGCATGGTCGGTGAGCAGGCGGGTCGCCTCCTTCCGGGGCACACCGCGGGGCACGTACACGTCGACAAATTCGTATTCCGGCATCGCATCTATTGTGCGGGCAGAGCCCCGCTACGGATAGCGTCTGCACTATGTCTGATGCCGCTCTGCCCAGTGTTGCCGAGGTACGCGCCGCCGCCGAGGCGGTCAAGGCCGCTCTCGACCGTCACCTCGCCGCGGTCGAGAGCAGGATCGGGGACGAGGATCCGGCCGTCTACGCCGCGTTCAACGAACTCGCCGCCGCCGCCGAGGAGTACGACGAGCTCCTCTACGACCGTTACGACGAGGTCACCCCGTTCGAGATCCCCACGCCCGAGGACGGTGTCCCGTACACCGGTCCTGCCGAGCCCGCCGCCTTCAGCGTGCTCATCCGCCGTGACTACGCCGTCGTCGAACCAGCGAGGCTGATCGCCCAGGCCGAGCGGGTCGCCGCCCACGACCGGGAGGCCGAGCTCGCCCTGGACGGCGGCACCGCCGGTGCGCTGGGCGTTCTCTTCGGGGAGTACGAGCCCGACGAGATCGCCTCCCGCCACAAGGACTTCGGCCTGGACGAGGGCGACTCCACCCTCTGGATCGCGGCCTCGGAGGAGGTGGCCGAACCGGGGGAGTGGCTGGGCTCGCCGTTCGGGCACACCGATCCGCAGGACGTACTGCACCGGTTCGACATGAGCTCCGTCTTCGACGAGGAGACGGACGATTTCGACGAGGAGGGGGACGAGGAGGAAGCCGCGGGCGGCCAGGAGGCGCGGCCCGGGCTGGCCCCCGCCTGATCCCCTTCCGTTCCCGTACGCACGACGCCGCGGCCCCCGTCCCGAAAGGGCGGGGGCCGCGGCGCGCACGCCTCACACGCGTATCACTCCGGCTGGTCCTGCGCCGCCGCCACGAGGGCCCGCAGCAGCCCGGTCAGGCGTGTCGTACGCGGCTTCGGCAGCACCTCGGCGACCGCGCGCGGCAGCGCCTGGTCCACGCCGTGCACCACCGACAGGTGCCGCTCGGCCCGCCCGAAGGCCGTGTACACCCAGTCCCGGGAGAGGGACTGCGCCGCGTCTCCGGGCAGGACGACGACCACGGCGGGCCAGCGCGCCCCCACGGCCTGGTGCGCCGTCACCGCCCAGCCGTGCCGCACCCGTGACTCCACCTGCTCCTTCGGTACGACGATCCGCGCGCCGGCGGTGTCCAGGTGGAGCCCCTGCGCGTCGGCCGACACCACCCGGGCCGGGACGGCCCTGCCGGGCGAGGGCACGTGCACGACGCGGTCGCCGGGGTCGAACCCGCCGAACCGGCCGGGGCCGGGGTTCAGCCGCTCCTTGAGGGCCGCGTTCAGGGCCCGCGTACCCGCCGAGCCGCCGTGGCCCGGGGTGATGACCTGGACGGCGTCCACGGGGATCCCGAAGGCGCGCGGCACGGACTCGGCGACCAGCTGCACGCAGCGGTGGACGGCCTCCCCGGCGTCGCGTACCGGGACGATGACGACCTCCTTGCCGGGGGCGTCGACCTGGTTCAGCTCGCCGACGCCGACGCCGGAGACCAGTTCGCCGACCGGTCCGGGGTCGGGGGTGCGGGAGACCAGCTGCGGGCAGGCGCGGGCCGCGAGCACATCGGCGAACACGCGCCCGGGTCCGGCGGATCCGAGTACGCCGGGGTCCCCGGAGAGCACCAGGCGGGCCCCGTCGGGGACGGACTCGACGAGGGCGGCGGCGCTCTCCACGTCCAGCTGGGGGGCGTCGAGGACCACGAGCAGGTCCACCGCGAACTGCCCGTCGGCGTCCCGGCCGGGGCCGGCGGCGCCGGAGAGCAGGTCCGCGACGGTGACGGCCCCGTGCGCCGGGGTGTGCGCGGCCAGGCAGACGCGCAGCCCCAGGTCACGGGCGGCCGCGAGCAGGGCCAGCGGTTCGGCGCGGGCGGACTCCCCGCCGGTGTGGGTGACCAGGCCGTGGCCGGAGACGGCGCGGATCAGCTCGGCGCCGGGGCCGGTGGCGGCCTTCTCCCAGTCCGCCGGGTCGTTGAAGGTGTTGGCGAGGCGGGCCAGGCCGTCGGCCAGGCTCTCCTCGGCCAGCGCGTAGCCCTCCAGGCCGACGAGCACCCGTACGGGCTGCTCCTCGCCCTCGGCGACGGGCGGGCCGAGCGGCTCCTGGAACACCAGGACGGCGCCCTCGCCGATGGCCTGCTCCAGGCACCCGGCGGGGTCCGGTACGCCGTACTGGGCCAGGGCCGCTTCGAGGGTGGGGGCCTCCAGGGCGGTGTGGCCCTTGAGCGCCGCCTGCTCCAGCAGCCAGCCCACGAGGGCGGCGGCGCGCCGCTCGTCGCCGGGACCGGCGTCCTGGCCGAGCAGGGCCCGGGCGAAGCCGTCGGCCTGCGTGGGGCGGACGCCGGAAACGGCGAGGAGCCGCCAGGGGTCCTCGGCGAGCCGCTCGGCGGCGTCCTCGCCGAGGGCGGTGGCGGCCGGGACGGCCAGCGCCTCGGGGGCTCCGCCGCGGGCGAGCACGGCGCGCACGCCCTCGATGCCGGCGGCCGTCGGGGCGGGGGCGGCGGGCCGGGCGGGGCGGGGGGCCGCGGGAGCCTCCGGAGCGCGCCGCGGGGCGACGGGGGCCTCGTCGAAGTACACGGGGGAGGGCTTCTCCCCGCTCTCCACGGCCCGTACGGCGGCCAGCAGGTCGGCGGCCTTCCCGCTGAGCTTGGCTCCGGCGTCGACGGGTCCCTGCCGCTCCGCCTTGCGGCGGGCGATGCGCTCCCGCTCCACCTTCTGCGCGGCCAACTCGGCGGCGGCCTCACTGAGCGCGGGCTTCCCCGCTTCCCCGCCCCCCTCCCCGCCCTGGGCGTCGGCGCCGCCCTCGACCTCGGCGCCGCCCTCGGCCTCGGCCCCGCCCTCCGGCCGGTCGGCCGCAGCCTCTTCGCCCTCGGCCGCCTCGGATCCGTCCCCGTCCCCCGCGGTCGGCGGTTCCGCCGCTTCCGTGGTCCCGGCTCCGCCTGCGTCGGCCGCGCCGGTGTGGGGCTCCGGCGCCGCGTGCGGGGCGGCGTTTTCGGGACCGGCTTCGGCGGCGCCCTGCGGCTCCGCCGCTTCCGAGCCGGAGGGGGCCGCCTCGGGGGTGGCCGGGTCCGTCGGGGCGTCGGCTTGGCGGTCCGTGCTCACAGCGTGCTCCAGTCGTGGTCGGGATAGCGGTGCACGGGCGCGGACACATCGTCCAGCGCCCGGCAGATCTCCTCGGGAAGGGTAAGCGGCTCCACCGACAACGCCTCGCTGAGCTGCGCGGACGTCCGGGCGCCCACGATCGGCGCGACCACGCCCGGCCGGTCCCGGATCCACGCCAGCGCGACCTGGAGCGGGGTCACCGCGAGCCCCTGGGCCGCCGTCGCCACCGCGTCCACGATGCCGCCCGCCGCCTCGTCCAGGTAGGGGTCCACGAAGCCGGCCATCGTCGGGGAGGCGCCCCGGGAGTCCGCCGGGGTCGTGCCCTCCCGGTACTTGCCCGTCAGGACCCCCCGCCCCAGCGGGGAGGAGGGGAGCAGCCCGACGCCCAGGTCCAGCGCCGCCGGGAGCACCTCGCGCTCCACGCCCCGCTGGAGCAGCGAGTACTCCATCTGCGTCGAGGCCAGCCGCGTCCGCACCCCCGGAGCGGCCAGCTGCCACGTCGCCGCCTTCGCCAGCTGCCAGCCGCAGAAGCCCGCCACCCCCGCGTAGCGGGCCCGGCCGCTGCTCACCGCCAGGTCCAGGGCCTGGAGGGTCTCCTCCAGCGGGGTCGCCGGGTCGAACGCGTGGACCTGCCACAGGTCGACGTGGTCCGTGCCGAGCCGGGCCAGCGAATCGTCCAGCGCGGCGAGCAGGTGGCCGCGCGAGCCGTCGACGCGGCGGTCCGCGGCGCGGACCGAGCCCGACTTCGTCGCGATCACCAGGTCCCGGCGCGGGACCAGTCCGCCGATCAACTGCCCCAGCAGGTACTCCGCCTCACCGCCCCCGTACACGTCGGCGGTGTCGACGAGCGTCCCGCCCGCCTCCCAGAACGTCTTCAACTGCTCGGCAGCGCCCGACTCGTCCGTGCCCTGCTCGGAACGGCCCCAGGTCAGGGTGCCGAGGCCGATCCGGGACACGCGCAGTCCGGTGCGGCCGAGATGCCTCTGCTCCATGACCGCTGAGACTACTGGGGCACTGACGCGGGAAGCCCTGGCGCGCTACAGTCCCCCGCAGACCCACGTTACTGATCGGTAAACCGGCATCACCGTAAGGGGACGACACATGCGGCTCGGCATCAATCTCGGCTACTGGGGCGCTGGCATGGACGCCGACAACCTGGCCGTGGCCCAGGAGGCGGACCGCCTCGGCTACGACGTGTGCTGGGCGGCGGAGGCCTACGGCTCCGACGCCCCGACCGTGCTCGCCTGGGTCGCCGCCCAGACCGAGCGCATCGACGTCGGCTCCGCGATCCTGCAGATCCCGGCCCGCCAGCCCGCGATGACCGCCATGACGGCCGCCACCCTGGACTCCCTCACCAAGGGCCGCTTCCGGCTCGGCCTCGGCGTCTCCGGCCCCCAGGTCTCCGAGGGCTGGTACGGGGTCAAGTTCGACAAGCCGCTCGCCCGCACCCGCGAGTACGTGGAGATCGTCCGCAAGGCCATGTCCCGCGAGCGCCTCAGCTACGAGGGCGAGCACTGGACGCTGCCGCTGCCGGGCGGCCCGGGCAAGCCGATCAAGCTGACCGTGCACCCCGAGCGCGAGCACATCCCGCTCTACATCGCCGCCATCGGGCCCAAGAACCTGGAGCAGACCGGCGAGATCGCCGACGGCGCGCTGCTCATCTTCCCGGCCGCCGAGCACCTGGAGGCCACCGCGCTCACCCACATCCGGGCGGGCCGCGAGAAGGCCGGCCTGACCATGGAGGGCTTCGACGTCTGCCCGACGGTCCCGCTGGCCGTGGGCGAGGACGTGAGCGGCCTCGCCGACATGTTCCGCCCGTACACCGCCCTGTACGTCGGCGGCATGGGCAGCCGGAAGCAGAACTTCTACAACCAGCTCGCCCAGCGCATGGGGTACGAGAAGGAGGCCGCCGAGATCCAGGACAAGTACCTGGCGGGCGACAAGACGGGCGCGGCCGCGGCCGTCCCGCACTCGCTGATCGACTCGACCACCCTGCTCGGCTCCGTCGAGCGGATCGCCGACGGGATGCGGGCCTACGCCGAGGCCGGGGTCACCACCCTCACGCTCGCCCCGGCCGGTTTCACCCTGGACGAGCGGATCACCGCCCTGCGCGCCGGTACGGAAGCCATGGAGCGGGCCGGCCTCGCATAGGCGGCTCCCACGAAGCTCTGCGGCCGTGGTGGGGGCTCGGGGGTCTTCCCCGCCACGGCCGACACAGGCACAACGCGGGCGACGCCCTGCGGGTTACGCCCGCGACCCCACCCGTTGCCGTCGTTCATTCGGCCGAGCCGTCCACCCCTTCGGTTGCCGGGCCCCCGGATCGGC
Protein-coding sequences here:
- the chpH gene encoding chaplin ChpH: MLKKVVAAAAATGGLVLAGAGIAAADAGAQGAAIGSPGVLSGNVVQVPVHVPVNVCGNTVNVIGLLNPAFGNTCVNA
- a CDS encoding ATP-dependent DNA helicase yields the protein MSTDRQADAPTDPATPEAAPSGSEAAEPQGAAEAGPENAAPHAAPEPHTGAADAGGAGTTEAAEPPTAGDGDGSEAAEGEEAAADRPEGGAEAEGGAEVEGGADAQGGEGGGEAGKPALSEAAAELAAQKVERERIARRKAERQGPVDAGAKLSGKAADLLAAVRAVESGEKPSPVYFDEAPVAPRRAPEAPAAPRPARPAAPAPTAAGIEGVRAVLARGGAPEALAVPAATALGEDAAERLAEDPWRLLAVSGVRPTQADGFARALLGQDAGPGDERRAAALVGWLLEQAALKGHTALEAPTLEAALAQYGVPDPAGCLEQAIGEGAVLVFQEPLGPPVAEGEEQPVRVLVGLEGYALAEESLADGLARLANTFNDPADWEKAATGPGAELIRAVSGHGLVTHTGGESARAEPLALLAAARDLGLRVCLAAHTPAHGAVTVADLLSGAAGPGRDADGQFAVDLLVVLDAPQLDVESAAALVESVPDGARLVLSGDPGVLGSAGPGRVFADVLAARACPQLVSRTPDPGPVGELVSGVGVGELNQVDAPGKEVVIVPVRDAGEAVHRCVQLVAESVPRAFGIPVDAVQVITPGHGGSAGTRALNAALKERLNPGPGRFGGFDPGDRVVHVPSPGRAVPARVVSADAQGLHLDTAGARIVVPKEQVESRVRHGWAVTAHQAVGARWPAVVVVLPGDAAQSLSRDWVYTAFGRAERHLSVVHGVDQALPRAVAEVLPKPRTTRLTGLLRALVAAAQDQPE
- a CDS encoding chaplin, with translation MRRQAAVTRKTLITMAAAGGVLALGGGYAHADSGTSGHAVNSPGVASGNSDHVPVDAPVNLCGNTVSVVGLLNPAFGNRCSNDSATPNHPGHPGHPGNPGHPAEPEEPDEPCDEDEPGHPGNPGTPGHPGNPGTPGNPGHPGTPGTPGTPGTPGNPGTPGTPGNPGTPGQPGNPGTPGQPGTPGTPGTPGLPGGPTGPGTGGVTPVTHPGQGIAPAQQAGLAATGAGDVLGVGLPLAAGTLLAGAVLYRRARSAA
- a CDS encoding LLM class F420-dependent oxidoreductase; translation: MRLGINLGYWGAGMDADNLAVAQEADRLGYDVCWAAEAYGSDAPTVLAWVAAQTERIDVGSAILQIPARQPAMTAMTAATLDSLTKGRFRLGLGVSGPQVSEGWYGVKFDKPLARTREYVEIVRKAMSRERLSYEGEHWTLPLPGGPGKPIKLTVHPEREHIPLYIAAIGPKNLEQTGEIADGALLIFPAAEHLEATALTHIRAGREKAGLTMEGFDVCPTVPLAVGEDVSGLADMFRPYTALYVGGMGSRKQNFYNQLAQRMGYEKEAAEIQDKYLAGDKTGAAAAVPHSLIDSTTLLGSVERIADGMRAYAEAGVTTLTLAPAGFTLDERITALRAGTEAMERAGLA
- a CDS encoding DUF5703 family protein translates to MPEYEFVDVYVPRGVPRKEATRLLTDHAEYGNWEIDRLALYRDGSRRVRLRRRIIRQVRATW
- a CDS encoding M20/M25/M40 family metallo-hydrolase; protein product: MSESSAGRTVSGEDEVVDLCRDLIRIDTSNYGDHSGPGERKAAEWVAEKLAEVGLEPQIFESHKGRASTVARIEGEDPSRPALLIHGHTDVVPANAADWTYDPFSGEIADGCVWGRGAVDMKDMDAMTLAVVRDRLRSGRKPPRDIVLAFLADEEAGGVYGARHLVDKHPGLFDGVTEAIGEVGGFSFTVNENLRLYLVETAQKGMHWMRLTVEGTAGHGSMTNNDNAITELCEAVGRLGRHQWPVRVTKTVRSFLDELSDALGTPLDPDDMDATLAKLGGIAKMVGATLRNSAAPTMLGAGYKVNVIPGQATAHVDGRFLPGYEDEFFADLDRILGPRVKYEDVHGDKALETDFDGRLVDAMQGALKAEDPIARAVPYMLSGGTDAKSFDDLGIRCFGFAPLQLPPELDFAGMFHGVDERVPVDGLKFGVRVLDRFIDNC
- a CDS encoding aldo/keto reductase, giving the protein MEQRHLGRTGLRVSRIGLGTLTWGRSEQGTDESGAAEQLKTFWEAGGTLVDTADVYGGGEAEYLLGQLIGGLVPRRDLVIATKSGSVRAADRRVDGSRGHLLAALDDSLARLGTDHVDLWQVHAFDPATPLEETLQALDLAVSSGRARYAGVAGFCGWQLAKAATWQLAAPGVRTRLASTQMEYSLLQRGVEREVLPAALDLGVGLLPSSPLGRGVLTGKYREGTTPADSRGASPTMAGFVDPYLDEAAGGIVDAVATAAQGLAVTPLQVALAWIRDRPGVVAPIVGARTSAQLSEALSVEPLTLPEEICRALDDVSAPVHRYPDHDWSTL